The following proteins are encoded in a genomic region of Micromonospora olivasterospora:
- a CDS encoding AMP-binding protein, whose amino-acid sequence MRAAVPVSDTADAHHPALVDSAGCLSYGELADRVAALAAGLPSAQAGRRLVHVPLAPHRDLVLGYLAVLSAGHVALITPPEHQSITTVYQPDLWLHPDGTFETATSNRDSDEPRHLLHPDLALLLSTSGSTGSPKLVRLSHSNVLSNAEAIGAALSITEADRAVTSLPLHYCFGLSVLHAQLRAGATTVLRPGSVTDPGFADDLRRDRVTVVAATPHVVDLLDVQGVLDQLPSLRLLAQAGGALPPARVRELAARGRAAGWGLAVMYGQTEATARMAVLPPELSELYPDAVGWPIARSAFRLDPAGVDEAVGDGPVGELVFTGPGVMLGYAEQPDDLALGRMHTELRTGDLARIDGDGLVRIVGRRSDFVKIMGIRIDLGQVERSLRGWGLRSCVTGRDDQLQVTYRRGGHSPDHVRDEAAQVSGLSRSVISVRAVDDLPLLPNGKVDRRRSADLHVTGTPGQKAETAAAVVAVLEPLVGPGGIDLDRSFVELGGDSFSHVVASVGLTRLLGDLPCDWHHRPVRDLVALADRPPRSRWRRLLVRRVETTVVLRGAAVVTICGSHVGLFRLAGGAHILLAVAGFLFARYVLASPTTAERVRRTARIAAGVVVPAVAVAAVMLFGFGTGHWSNVALVHWLARPQVGNNFWFVEAYLVIMVATVAVLAVPWLRAAYAADAWRTAMVAVAVLLVPRYLVLALYDGPLRGLPGTVAWLFMAGAAMAAADSRRRRLITTAVAAGAAFGFFPGEAARNLTIMVGLTLLALVPALPVPRLLVRPLGALAAASLHIYLVQFQVFTFFGSPTIKFAAAIAAGLGFCAVGNYVLRRRLSPLPAVAVIRRRVAAKPFVREDMTCVDARS is encoded by the coding sequence GTGCGCGCCGCCGTCCCGGTGTCTGACACGGCCGACGCGCATCACCCTGCCCTTGTCGACTCGGCCGGCTGTCTCAGTTACGGGGAGCTGGCCGATCGGGTGGCTGCGCTCGCGGCCGGTCTGCCGTCAGCACAGGCTGGTCGGCGGCTCGTGCACGTGCCACTGGCCCCGCACCGCGACCTGGTGCTCGGCTATCTGGCGGTGCTGTCGGCCGGCCACGTGGCACTAATCACCCCGCCCGAGCATCAGTCGATCACCACGGTCTACCAGCCCGACCTGTGGCTCCATCCGGATGGCACCTTCGAGACCGCAACGTCGAACCGCGACTCCGACGAACCGCGGCACCTCCTGCATCCGGATCTCGCGCTGCTGCTCAGTACGTCGGGCAGTACCGGTTCACCCAAGCTGGTGCGGCTCAGCCACAGCAACGTGCTCAGCAACGCCGAGGCGATCGGGGCCGCGCTGTCAATCACGGAGGCCGACCGTGCGGTCACCTCGCTACCGCTGCATTACTGCTTCGGGCTGTCGGTGCTGCATGCCCAGCTTCGGGCCGGTGCCACCACGGTGCTGCGGCCCGGGTCGGTGACCGACCCCGGCTTCGCCGATGATCTGCGCCGCGACCGGGTGACCGTGGTTGCCGCCACTCCGCACGTGGTGGATCTGCTCGACGTCCAAGGTGTGCTGGATCAGCTGCCTTCGCTCCGGTTGCTCGCCCAGGCTGGCGGCGCGTTGCCGCCGGCACGGGTGCGAGAGCTCGCCGCTCGGGGCCGCGCGGCCGGCTGGGGACTGGCGGTGATGTACGGCCAGACCGAGGCCACCGCGCGGATGGCGGTGCTGCCCCCCGAGCTGTCGGAGCTATACCCCGATGCGGTGGGATGGCCGATCGCCCGGTCGGCGTTCCGGCTCGACCCGGCCGGAGTCGACGAAGCGGTGGGCGATGGCCCGGTTGGCGAGCTCGTGTTCACGGGTCCAGGCGTCATGCTCGGGTACGCCGAGCAGCCCGACGACTTGGCCCTGGGTCGGATGCACACCGAGCTTCGGACCGGTGACCTGGCGCGGATCGACGGGGACGGACTGGTCCGGATTGTCGGACGGCGGTCCGACTTCGTGAAGATCATGGGAATCCGGATCGACCTCGGCCAGGTCGAGCGTTCCCTGCGCGGCTGGGGGCTGCGGTCCTGCGTCACCGGCCGCGACGACCAGCTTCAGGTCACCTACCGGCGCGGTGGGCACTCCCCCGACCATGTTCGCGACGAGGCCGCCCAGGTTTCCGGTCTCAGCCGGTCGGTGATCTCGGTCCGCGCGGTCGACGACCTCCCGCTGCTGCCCAACGGCAAAGTCGACCGCCGGCGCAGCGCCGACCTGCACGTCACGGGGACCCCCGGCCAGAAGGCAGAGACCGCCGCTGCGGTGGTCGCCGTACTGGAGCCGCTTGTCGGCCCCGGTGGCATCGACCTCGATCGGTCGTTCGTCGAGCTCGGCGGCGACTCGTTCAGCCACGTCGTGGCGTCCGTCGGCCTGACGCGGTTGCTCGGTGATCTGCCGTGCGACTGGCACCACCGCCCGGTGCGCGACCTGGTCGCGCTCGCCGACCGGCCGCCACGTTCCCGGTGGCGGCGTCTGCTGGTGCGGCGGGTCGAGACGACCGTCGTCCTGCGCGGCGCGGCCGTGGTGACGATCTGTGGCAGTCATGTCGGGTTGTTCCGGCTGGCCGGCGGAGCGCACATCCTGCTCGCGGTCGCCGGCTTTCTGTTCGCCAGGTACGTACTCGCCTCGCCGACGACAGCGGAGCGCGTGCGGCGGACCGCCCGGATCGCGGCCGGGGTCGTCGTCCCGGCGGTGGCCGTCGCGGCGGTGATGCTGTTCGGGTTCGGAACGGGCCACTGGTCGAACGTCGCGCTGGTGCACTGGCTCGCCCGGCCGCAGGTCGGCAACAACTTCTGGTTCGTCGAGGCCTACCTGGTGATCATGGTCGCCACCGTCGCGGTGCTGGCTGTTCCGTGGCTGCGGGCCGCATACGCGGCCGACGCCTGGCGCACCGCGATGGTCGCCGTGGCCGTGCTGCTGGTGCCTCGCTATCTGGTGCTCGCGTTGTACGACGGTCCGCTGCGTGGTCTGCCGGGCACGGTGGCGTGGCTGTTCATGGCGGGAGCCGCGATGGCGGCGGCCGACAGCCGCAGGCGCCGGCTGATCACGACAGCGGTCGCCGCAGGCGCCGCCTTTGGCTTCTTCCCCGGGGAAGCCGCACGCAACCTGACGATCATGGTCGGGCTCACGTTGCTGGCGCTCGTTCCCGCGCTACCGGTACCGCGGCTGCTCGTCCGTCCGCTTGGCGCGCTGGCCGCCGCCTCGCTGCACATCTACCTCGTGCAGTTCCAGGTGTTCACGTTCTTCGGCTCTCCGACCATCAAGTTCGCGGCTGCGATCGCCGCCGGCCTGGGGTTCTGTGCGGTCGGCAACTACGTCCTGCGCCGGCGGCTGTCGCCTCTGCCGGCGGTCGCAGTCATCCGTCGTCGCGTGGCGGCGAAGCCATTCGTGAGAGAGGACATGACATGCGTCGACGCACGTTCCTGA
- a CDS encoding iron ABC transporter substrate-binding protein → MRRRTFLTGLGALGAVGLVGCGSKSEDGYVADPGSLQVYSAQHENLTKAWAEAFTAATGIKVQVRKGSDASMGHQIVAEGSASPADVFLTENSPAMTLVERNKLLAPLDEATRQQVPANLAPSSKAWTSIAARSTVLVYNTAKLDKADLPKSLMDLAGPQWKDRWGCAPGGADFQAIVAGMLAGQGEQKTSDWLDGLKSNARVLQNNIATMKSVNAGEIECGVIYHYYWYRDQAGTKEGSGNTALHYFRNQDPGAFVSLSGGAVLARTKKPTEAHKFLAFITSKAGQQVLVDSQSMEYAVGSGVASAPALPPLNSLQAPPVDPFTLNSDKVNELMIDAGII, encoded by the coding sequence ATGCGTCGACGCACGTTCCTGACCGGCCTGGGGGCCCTCGGGGCAGTGGGCCTGGTGGGGTGCGGGTCGAAATCCGAGGACGGGTACGTCGCCGACCCCGGTTCGCTACAGGTCTACTCCGCTCAGCACGAGAACCTCACCAAGGCGTGGGCGGAGGCGTTCACCGCGGCGACCGGCATCAAGGTGCAGGTCCGCAAGGGCTCCGACGCCTCGATGGGGCATCAGATCGTGGCCGAGGGCTCCGCGTCTCCCGCCGACGTGTTCCTCACCGAGAACAGTCCGGCGATGACGCTGGTCGAGCGGAACAAGTTGCTCGCCCCGCTGGACGAGGCGACCCGACAGCAGGTGCCGGCCAATCTGGCTCCGTCGTCGAAGGCGTGGACTTCGATCGCCGCCCGGTCCACGGTGCTGGTCTACAACACCGCCAAACTCGACAAGGCCGACCTGCCGAAGTCGCTGATGGATCTCGCCGGGCCGCAGTGGAAGGACCGCTGGGGTTGTGCCCCCGGTGGTGCGGACTTCCAGGCCATTGTCGCGGGCATGCTCGCCGGTCAGGGCGAGCAGAAGACCTCTGACTGGCTGGACGGGCTGAAGTCCAACGCCCGGGTGCTGCAGAACAACATCGCCACGATGAAGTCGGTCAACGCCGGTGAGATCGAGTGCGGCGTGATCTACCACTACTACTGGTACCGGGACCAGGCTGGCACCAAGGAGGGCAGCGGCAACACTGCCCTGCACTACTTCCGTAACCAGGACCCCGGCGCGTTCGTGTCGCTGTCCGGAGGTGCTGTGTTGGCTCGGACGAAGAAGCCGACCGAGGCCCACAAGTTCCTGGCCTTCATCACCAGCAAGGCCGGGCAGCAGGTGCTGGTCGACTCCCAGTCGATGGAGTACGCCGTGGGCAGTGGTGTCGCCTCGGCGCCCGCGCTGCCGCCGTTGAACAGCCTGCAGGCGCCGCCGGTCGACCCCTTCACGCTGAACTCCGACAAGGTGAATGAGCTGATGATCGATGCCGGCATCATCTGA